One segment of Mycolicibacterium sp. YH-1 DNA contains the following:
- a CDS encoding FAD-dependent monooxygenase gives MNVIHTDVLVVGAGPAGLTASALLARQGVQAITVCKYQSTAHSPRAHITNQRTMEVMRDLGIEERVYQEGAKMQDVPDIIWTTSLADRELSRRRAWGTRVDRKGDYEQSSPCSTVNVGQSYLEPVILYRALDLGADIRFNTEFIELAQDTDGVTATVRDRHTGHQHQIRARYLLGADGGRSLVAEQAGVEFDGQGKLGNAVNVHIEADLTHLVAHRPATLYWTNFPGREYVFGSGSFVLVKEWNEWAVQFSYDPASDFLAPTEEALLPRIHTAIGDPDVQVRIKGFSAWELQDLVARQYRKDRILIAGDAAHRHNPSNGLGSNTSIQDSYNLAWKLAAVVQGHADDALLDTYQSERQPVGQQIVNRATSSIPFVASVSTMVGIQAGQSEEQGWAAIDTFLSPGPEGRKRRDELLKSFAQWDYGINAHGVEMGQRYTSTAVCDDGTPMPAYDKDEQLFYQPTTHPGAYLPHVWLTHDDRPVSTLDLVPADTWTVITGIDGQRWLDAAEILSKEFGFDIAATAVGLGLPYADAYGDWAAIRDITDGGCLLVRPDKYIAWRQTDLTEDPSSDLRRVFQQILR, from the coding sequence ATGAATGTGATTCACACTGATGTGCTCGTCGTCGGCGCCGGCCCTGCCGGCCTCACTGCCTCCGCACTTCTCGCACGTCAAGGGGTGCAGGCGATTACGGTCTGCAAGTACCAGAGCACTGCGCACAGTCCGCGCGCTCACATCACCAACCAGCGGACGATGGAGGTCATGCGCGACCTCGGCATCGAAGAGCGGGTCTACCAAGAGGGCGCCAAGATGCAAGACGTGCCCGACATCATCTGGACCACCTCCCTGGCCGACCGAGAACTCTCCCGCCGCCGCGCCTGGGGCACGCGGGTGGACCGCAAAGGAGATTACGAACAGTCCAGTCCGTGCTCCACGGTCAACGTTGGACAGAGCTACCTCGAACCGGTCATCCTTTACCGCGCGTTGGATCTCGGCGCTGACATCCGGTTCAACACCGAATTCATCGAGCTCGCACAGGACACCGACGGTGTGACCGCTACGGTTCGCGACCGTCACACTGGACACCAGCACCAGATCCGCGCGCGCTATCTACTCGGGGCGGACGGCGGACGCTCACTGGTTGCAGAGCAGGCGGGCGTAGAGTTCGACGGCCAGGGCAAGCTCGGCAACGCTGTGAACGTCCACATCGAGGCGGATCTGACCCACCTGGTCGCCCATCGGCCCGCGACGTTGTACTGGACCAACTTCCCGGGCCGCGAATACGTCTTCGGCTCAGGCTCATTCGTGTTGGTCAAAGAGTGGAATGAGTGGGCAGTCCAATTCAGCTACGACCCCGCTTCTGACTTTCTGGCGCCTACCGAGGAAGCGCTCCTCCCACGAATCCACACCGCCATCGGCGACCCAGACGTACAAGTGAGAATCAAAGGCTTCAGCGCCTGGGAGTTGCAGGATCTCGTCGCGCGTCAGTACCGCAAGGACCGAATTCTGATCGCAGGCGATGCCGCTCACCGTCACAACCCGTCGAACGGTCTGGGGTCCAATACGTCGATCCAAGACTCCTACAACCTGGCCTGGAAGCTTGCCGCCGTCGTCCAAGGGCACGCGGACGATGCACTACTCGACACCTACCAGAGTGAACGACAGCCGGTTGGGCAGCAGATCGTCAACCGAGCGACCTCGTCGATTCCGTTCGTTGCGTCCGTCTCGACCATGGTCGGGATTCAGGCCGGACAGTCCGAGGAACAGGGGTGGGCCGCCATCGACACGTTCTTGTCCCCGGGCCCCGAGGGGCGCAAACGACGGGATGAGCTGCTGAAGTCGTTTGCACAGTGGGACTATGGAATCAATGCGCACGGCGTCGAGATGGGACAGCGGTACACCTCCACCGCGGTCTGTGACGACGGCACACCGATGCCCGCATACGACAAGGATGAGCAACTCTTCTACCAACCCACCACTCACCCCGGTGCGTATCTGCCACATGTGTGGTTGACGCACGACGACAGGCCAGTCAGCACGCTCGACCTCGTCCCCGCCGATACCTGGACCGTGATCACCGGTATAGACGGACAGCGCTGGCTCGATGCCGCCGAGATCCTTTCCAAGGAGTTCGGTTTCGATATCGCAGCCACGGCGGTAGGCCTGGGACTCCCCTACGCGGACGCCTACGGCGACTGGGCCGCGATCCGCGATATCACGGACGGGGGCTGCCTCTTGGTTCGCCCCGACAAGTACATCGCCTGGCGGCAGACTGATCTGACCGAGGATCCGTCGTCCGACCTCCGTCGCGTGTTCCAGCAGATTCTTCGCTGA